Within the Natranaeroarchaeum sulfidigenes genome, the region TTGCCCGATCCCGTCACGCCGAGCAGGGTCTGTTCGTCCATCCCTGACCGATAGCCCTCGGCGAGTTGCTGGATCGCTTCGGGCTGGTCGCCTGCGGGATCGAACGGCGCGTCCACCGCAAACGGTCGCTCCTGCTCCGGCCGGTCGGGCGAGAGCGGTCCGGAGTTCGTGTCGCTCATTACCAGTACCTGGTGTGGGAACCACTTGAGACGCTCGGCTACCGGAGCTCAGTACGGTCGCCGGTACACTTTTTCGTACAGGTACCTATACAATACACATGAGCAAGAACATCTCCATCTCCGATGACGTGTACCGCGAACTCAAGCGGGAGAAAGGTGATCGGAGCTTCAGTGAAGTGATCAGAGAATCAATCGAGAGTGGCACCCGACTTGCGGACGTGACGGGAAACGGTGTGCTTGATCCGGACGCTCATGAGGACGTCAAAGCCGACATCGAACGGATGAGCAAAGGGACTCTCGATCGGGTCGACGATGAAACTCTGTGATACGTCCGTTCTCGTCGATATCGACCGTGGCGATGTCGCCGACCGTGTCGAACGGCTCGACGACGAAGGACGGCATGCGAT harbors:
- a CDS encoding antitoxin VapB family protein; protein product: MSKNISISDDVYRELKREKGDRSFSEVIRESIESGTRLADVTGNGVLDPDAHEDVKADIERMSKGTLDRVDDETL